The Psychrobium sp. MM17-31 genome window below encodes:
- a CDS encoding MOSC domain-containing protein, producing MTQVKAFSGKISHAYGLTTAIDKQLITDDIIINEYGIAGDESADPKHHGGLERALHHYPREHYDFWQSHYQALGIERDWCPSSMGENISTLGLDENNVCIGDRFQWGEVILEVSQPRSPCFKLNKRWDIEKFSLHMQQTNKCGWLYRVITPGVVTSDSGIVRISQTSCSMTVAQVCDIYFGDPLNKNALTQLLDIPLSNSWRSSIEKRLASNELENWNFRLFGHP from the coding sequence ATGACTCAGGTTAAGGCGTTCTCTGGAAAAATATCTCACGCTTATGGACTAACAACTGCCATTGATAAGCAGCTTATTACTGACGACATAATCATCAATGAGTATGGCATTGCCGGCGATGAATCAGCGGATCCTAAACATCACGGTGGGCTCGAACGAGCACTGCATCATTATCCACGCGAGCATTACGACTTTTGGCAATCCCATTATCAAGCACTCGGTATTGAACGTGATTGGTGTCCATCGAGCATGGGAGAAAATATCTCTACCTTAGGCTTAGACGAGAATAACGTTTGTATCGGTGATAGGTTTCAATGGGGCGAGGTGATATTAGAAGTCAGTCAGCCGCGTTCACCGTGTTTTAAGCTTAACAAACGTTGGGACATCGAAAAGTTTTCACTTCATATGCAACAGACTAATAAATGTGGCTGGCTGTATCGCGTTATTACACCTGGCGTAGTAACAAGTGATAGTGGAATTGTGCGTATTAGCCAGACTTCGTGTTCAATGACTGTCGCACAAGTATGTGATATTTATTTTGGCGACCCTCTAAACAAAAACGCGTTAACTCAATTACTCGATATCCCGTTATCAAATTCGTGGCGCAGCAGTATTGAAAAAAGATTGGCTAGCAATGAATTAGAGAATTGGAATTTTCGATTATTTGGCCATCCATAA
- a CDS encoding aldo/keto reductase translates to MKYSPLGDSGLSVSRVCLGSMTWGLQNNQSDADQQIDYALSKGVNFIDTAEMYAVPPSADTYGKTEAIIGDWLSRNKDKREDIVLATKIAGPGFSYIRDNAPITGDNVIKAVDGSLQRLQTDYIDLYQLHWPNRSTPHFGNHWPNGMSQLREASKQHIENKLDILEGLAKCVAAGKIRHCGLSDDTPWGISQYLRLSEQHNLPKMVSIQNEFSLLHAKDWPYLIEQCANENIAYLPWSPLATGALAGKYLNGARPQGSRWTLIQRNGLFRDTPQSQQAVAAYVDVAESHGISPVKLALGWCDQVDGVTSSIIGATSMAQLREDIDAFAEPLPAEVLSDISEVFKRYPAPF, encoded by the coding sequence ATGAAATACTCTCCGTTAGGTGACAGCGGGTTATCGGTGTCTCGTGTTTGTTTAGGTAGCATGACATGGGGGCTGCAAAACAACCAATCAGATGCCGATCAGCAGATTGACTATGCATTGTCCAAGGGCGTTAACTTTATTGATACGGCTGAAATGTATGCCGTACCACCATCGGCTGATACCTATGGTAAAACAGAAGCCATTATTGGTGACTGGCTATCGCGTAATAAGGACAAACGTGAAGACATAGTGCTGGCAACTAAAATTGCTGGGCCGGGCTTTTCTTATATTCGCGATAATGCACCTATCACTGGTGATAACGTGATTAAAGCAGTAGATGGTTCACTTCAGCGATTGCAAACCGATTACATCGATTTGTATCAGCTTCACTGGCCAAATCGTTCGACACCGCATTTTGGTAATCATTGGCCAAACGGCATGTCGCAACTGAGGGAAGCGTCAAAGCAACACATTGAAAATAAATTAGATATTCTTGAAGGGTTAGCTAAATGTGTTGCTGCTGGTAAAATTCGTCATTGCGGATTATCTGACGATACACCTTGGGGCATTAGCCAATATTTGCGTCTTAGTGAGCAACATAATCTGCCGAAAATGGTGTCGATTCAAAACGAATTTAGTTTACTGCATGCTAAAGATTGGCCTTATCTTATTGAGCAGTGCGCAAATGAGAATATTGCCTATTTGCCTTGGTCGCCGTTAGCGACTGGCGCACTTGCTGGAAAATACCTTAACGGTGCAAGACCGCAGGGCAGTCGCTGGACGTTGATTCAGCGTAATGGCCTATTTAGAGATACGCCGCAAAGCCAACAAGCCGTCGCTGCCTATGTTGATGTGGCGGAAAGTCATGGCATTTCACCTGTTAAACTGGCGCTTGGATGGTGTGATCAGGTTGATGGCGTAACATCCAGTATTATTGGTGCCACGTCAATGGCGCAGTTGCGAGAAGATATCGATGCCTTTGCTGAGCCTTTACCGGCTGAAGTATTGTCAGATATTAGCGAGGTCTTTAAGCGTTATCCAGCGCCATTCTAA
- a CDS encoding alpha/beta hydrolase, protein MTQIPLYFLPGTQCNDRLWQQVFELLPAYFSPIALTIPDANSPLAIVKALHQQLPTQPINLIGFSLGGYLSALYATQYPESISRLMVIANHPHPLPNKELATRQFTLDFIRKNGYRGLPLSRIHGLLAPSNHHKQNIIDTINLMDKECGEKTLVNQMQYTSHRENLMPAINQAPFSTHFVIGENDALVAIDKLSVAIKQPNVSLEIIEQCGHMSPLEDPAAIAQSIIRHFRMALDNA, encoded by the coding sequence ATGACTCAAATACCGCTATATTTTCTGCCTGGCACACAATGTAATGATCGTTTGTGGCAGCAGGTATTTGAGTTACTGCCCGCTTATTTCTCACCAATTGCATTAACAATTCCTGATGCAAATTCTCCCCTAGCGATTGTAAAAGCGCTGCATCAACAACTGCCGACACAGCCAATAAACCTAATTGGCTTTTCACTCGGTGGCTACCTCAGCGCGCTATACGCAACGCAATATCCAGAGAGTATTTCGCGCTTGATGGTTATTGCTAACCATCCGCATCCGCTACCTAACAAGGAATTAGCGACTCGGCAATTTACCTTAGACTTCATTCGTAAAAACGGCTATCGGGGTTTGCCATTATCGCGAATTCATGGGCTATTGGCACCTAGTAATCATCACAAACAAAACATCATCGATACGATTAACTTGATGGATAAGGAATGCGGCGAGAAAACCTTAGTGAATCAAATGCAATACACCTCTCATCGAGAGAACCTGATGCCTGCAATTAATCAAGCACCCTTTTCAACCCACTTTGTGATTGGTGAAAATGACGCGTTAGTAGCCATCGATAAGCTCAGCGTGGCGATTAAACAACCCAATGTCTCACTTGAGATTATCGAGCAATGCGGTCATATGTCACCACTAGAAGATCCAGCGGCGATTGCACAAAGTATTATTAGGCATTTTAGAATGGCGCTGGATAACGCTTAA
- the msrA gene encoding peptide-methionine (S)-S-oxide reductase MsrA, which translates to MQTATFGGGCFWGVEALFREQDGVIEAFSGYEGGDKENPTYKEVCTGTTGHAEVVEVTFDESKISYQQLLNIFFENHNPTELNRQGVDVGTQYRSAVFYHDATQQQLANETIARLTEEKRFGDKKIVTEVTPASTFFKAEEYHQQYFAKNGGSCSI; encoded by the coding sequence ATGCAAACTGCAACTTTTGGCGGCGGCTGTTTTTGGGGCGTTGAAGCATTATTTCGTGAGCAAGACGGCGTGATTGAAGCATTTTCTGGCTATGAAGGTGGTGATAAAGAAAACCCGACTTACAAAGAAGTGTGCACAGGAACTACAGGTCATGCGGAAGTTGTTGAGGTGACCTTTGACGAGAGTAAAATCAGTTACCAACAGCTGCTGAACATCTTTTTTGAAAACCACAACCCAACAGAATTAAACCGCCAAGGTGTTGACGTGGGTACACAATATCGCAGCGCCGTGTTCTATCACGATGCAACGCAGCAGCAATTAGCTAATGAAACCATTGCGCGATTAACTGAAGAAAAACGTTTCGGCGATAAAAAGATTGTTACTGAAGTGACACCAGCATCAACATTCTTTAAGGCTGAAGAATACCACCAGCAATACTTTGCTAAAAACGGTGGTAGCTGCTCAATCTAA